CCACACCGCGCCGTGCAAGAAGCGGTCATTCATGAATTGACTCGTCCCGCTCTCTCGCCGTTTATTTATACCAGCCAACACACACaagtcgccgccgccgccgccgccacgcCACGCGGCCACTGCAACGGTGCAGCACGACGCGACGAGATGAGACGCGAGGCAGAGCACTACGCGTTGCACGATATTTTCCCCATTAATTCCGAAAGAGCGCGTCCGCGGTGTGACGATAACGGTCGATACTGTATCGGGGACTGTCCGTGCGCGGGTGGCTGCAAGGTCGCCGGATGTAGCGCGCGCATGTATACCGGAAGCGGAGTCTGTATGCAAGGTATGGGCTCTACGTCAGCTTGATCTGTTGAATGATCCGCGAAAGTGTAAAACTATCGTTTcgaaaaagagagaacgaAACTGGAATGCAGCAACTGAATACTTTTCAAATCGCCCAAGGGTAAACTACCCTTATTCTGTATCTaaagcgataaaaaattaactctcGATTACAATGAGGATAATGACGATTCACACGATCGTCTTCTTACTTATTTTGGGATATCCGCGACAAATAGTGCAATAAGACATTCCTTTACATTatcaagatattaattaacaaatctGTTCATagtcgaaataataataacaataactaGTAAgcgaataattaaaacaactaaaaaaataagtggTCGTCTTTTGTGAAATAATCTAATCGCACATTTCCTGTAGGATAAACTTTCTTCAAAATCATGAAATTTAAGAAACGGAAACACCAAGTGATTAATATATGTAgcgattaaataaatgtaatctAATCGCTAGAAagcattttagaaaattatgtcCAACTAATctacaatttttctattattttttattgtctttccttttcttctctGCCTTAttgtcattttataaaatgttccaCGATATTAACACTAAACAATTCTAaagcgataaaatattaactctCGGTTACAATGAAGATAAACCGATTCGTACGATcgttttcttatttatcttgGAATATCCGCGAACAAATAGTGCAATAAGAAATGAAAAGTCGAAAGATGACGATGGTTTAGGAGTTGAAGCGATAGCAGTTGGAGCCGGACACGATTTATATGGCTGAATGTGTCATCGTCGTCGGTTCTCGAAGCGTACGCGGGAACGGAATCGTTACACCGGAAGTTGTTTTATGCTAATGCAGCGGTATCTATTTGTCGGGCTCACGCCCGTATGCACGCGCGGCTCGAGAGTGCGTTTACCGTTTCAGCGTGACACGACACATGCACTTTTGTATgtacatgtgtgtgtgcgtgtgtgtgtcaCAAGCACGACAATTCGCTGCCGACGCGAGTCCAACCGGATAGAGCATTCTTCGTTTATTACCGCCGAATGCATTAAATCGCGACGTCGCGGGTCAAGCACACGCGATTGACGTCAGAGTGTGCGCGGCGAGGCAACGCTTCTCCTTGGCTTTTCGAAAGTATCACTGACGCTCGTGATACTTAAACAGCTCTTTACGTATTACTGTTTTTACAAAGTCTCCTATTTCTATCTTGACGCAAATATCGAAATTACGACGAATTCTCGAGCCACGAGCAACGAAAGTGAAACAGCGTTGAGTTTCGTTGAATTTCAAATCAACTTGGATGGTGTTTTAATTCTGGCCACGTTTGTTACAAATATGGATAATATTAGAAAGGCGCAATAAATAATCGTTTGTTTTCGATTGCAAATTTGTCAAATGAACTGGTTTCATTACAGTACAAGTGAAACACTtgcaaaatctaattaaaattgtacgcTATGTAATGATCTAGACAACAAATGGACCATTGATTTTGCTTgctccattttttttcttttttctcttctctaaaaatcttaaatatatatacgcgtCTCACTTTAAGCATAGGGAGACTAATCTAAACTCAGTTATAAAAGGAATCGATTCAGTACATCcgagaataaattttctatttcattcACTTTTTtcgatgcgcgcgcgcgcgcgtgaaaaTTCTTGACTCACCATCACCTTACGCGTCGTACGTACAGGCGAATGCGCCGCCCGACACTTCCGGTCGATAAAACGCATTCTCTATAGAGCCCACACGGTTGCACACGAGCCGACATGTCCCGCTTTTCGGTGCACGATAATAATGTCAATATCAACGATAGACGTCCGGTGTCGTCTCGTTCATTCGTCGCTCCCTCCCCTCGCTAACCcattccctctctttctctctaacGCCTGTCCAATGATTTCAGGTTAGGTGTGCGCACGTGCGAGCTATGCTTGCGCGCCTTTATTATTTGTCTTTACGCACTCGGAGACACGTGGGAGCACAGGTGTCTTGCAGACCGTGTTGGAAGCGGAAAAAAAACAAGGAAGAAGTGAGGAGgtgaagaagaagagaaaaaggaaCCGCATAACGAGCGAGCcatgtaatatttcatcgcAAGATTTGTTTACTTGGCGCGAAATGCTGCCTTCAGTCGTCTGATCGGTCCGTCGTGAAAACTTTGTCATTGTTCCATCGTCACGTTAAATTTCCTACAACACGATGCAGCAAAAGTAGCAGGATGTGTATCGCAGAACGTAACGATACGACATATTGAGACAAAAATCCTTATATATCTATACTATAAGGCTTAGGAAATTTACACAGAGACGTGAACGCTCAAGCATTATCATTGTGATAATTCTCCAAGAGTTTTGAACGTCgataaaccttttttttaaactctgACGAAAAGTATAGCGAGTTTCTCCACGAAAACGATTTTACAAGACAAAacttatatgagaaaaaatcgGTTATACTttctcttgtaaaatattaaaacaagaaacaaaagttttatccgccaagattttaatattacgatCCTAGCTTTAGCAACTTggaaatttgtacaaaagtCGTAGACTTTCTTTGCAGTTTCAAATAAATGAGCATAACGTAAAAGTTTCAGATCCGTCGATCTCGAGAGCCAAACGTTATACGAAAGTTTACGCCTTGTGAAatatcaagataaaaatatcattttccaaAATCAGTGATTTTGAAATTCTGAGATCCTTATACACTGCAATATTTTCACGAAATCaactttttttccaatttgactaaaagtataaaataacatagaTCTTTCGATggcaaaaatgaaatattacgcAGAAATTGacaattctataaaatatcaagaagagtattattacttaaattgaatattttttttcaaatttttaaccGATTCCTTATATCCTATGCTCTGAAACGAAATGGGTTTTCTTGAAACTAAATTTtcagttttctaaaaattctcTAAAGTACTAAAGATTTCGGATACCTGGATTTTAAAAATCGGACATTACGCGATAAGAgtagaaaatggaaatttgtgaaatattgagaaagaagtaacatttttcacattaaaCTTGCGAAGGGCGCCAAAATTCTTTAATGAAGATTTCGCTTCAGAAAACAGTACACTGAATTGTTTGGAAAGTTTTCTAGTTTTTCTTCTATCTAGAACAATGAgattaaaaactaaaagacTTTGCGAACAATCCAATATATTAATCGACAGGTACATAACTTGCTTGAAAATGATACTGCTTTCGATACATCGCAACATCTCGTGGCCTTGTAAAGATTAATAACCTCCGAGAATCctgacattttaaaatattatactccAAAATATGCCACGAAATAAATTCGTTTTCAACTTTTATGAAAACTACAAGTAGTCTTGAATTCTTCTACCTTGGAAatcgaaaaacaaaaacattccTAATTTTATGATAGTAACTAATGTTTTTCAACAAACATTTACATGTTGTTGTTTCATTTAAAAGTTCGGCAAATGAATGAAATGTCGAAATCCTTAGATTCCACGATTTTGACGAAGTCACAAAGTCATTCGTAAAATTCGAGGAAAGTCACGTCACAGCAAACAACGGTCGGATCTTTCGCTCTCAAGTAACAAGGGAAGAAAAAACATTGAACGACGTACCTGTTCCCGAAGCGTTCTTTCCAGAATTCGGCGGCGTCGGCCTTGGTGATGCGAAACTGATCGCCGGCGAACATCCCGTTCGGGAATATCGCCTTCAACTCGGACAGCATGTGACTGAACACGAGGCTGAGCTTGGTGAGATTCCGGCGGTAGTGCGACGTCTCGTCAAACATTTTCTCCTTGCCTTCCTTGAACAGCTTGATCGCTTGCTTGCATTTACGTATCAGGTTGTTGATGAAGACGCAAAAGTGCTCGTTGCTGTGCAGTACTTGCATCCGGTCCTCGTACTTGCTATAGATGAGCCGCAACCGCTGATACGTGTCCGGCAGAATATCGAGGATGAACGGAGGCGAGTTTTTCAGGTTCATGCGCTGATGCTGGCACAGTTTCACCACCTTGTCCATCAGCTTCCAGGTCTTGTCCAGCGTGCGCTTGTCGGTAGAGAGCTTAGGCGGCGTCATCGCGTCGGCGAAACGGCCGTGCAGCTTCTGGAAGATCGAACCGATGTTGGCCGCGCGAGTGCGACTGCTATGTCCGGACGACGACATCTTGACGGATGTAGTATCCGTGGCTCGTGCGTACACGCGCGTAATACACCGGATCTCTCTTCCTCGTTCCTGTACTTCTCCCCCCGCGAGCCCACACACACTCGCCACACTCGCgcgttttctctttctctctccttctctctcttccttttatTCGCACCTCACACCCTTCTacctgccgcgcgcgcggcactCTCTTGCTATAATACTTAAGGTTAACCCGCACACACACTGAGAACGATAGATCGGCACACCGCGCATATCTCAGCGGgacgcgacgacgacgacggtggcagcggtggcggtggtggcggcggcggccgcgGCCACGACAACGTCCCCGCGAAGCCGCGGACACGGGATGCAGCACCGGAACCTCGCGCGATACCGCATCCTATTTATCTCACTAACGACGGACTGTGGTCGACGGGACCAGGCCGGATGCTCGCGCGGTGACTCGCGACGAATCACGGCGAATCGACACTATACTGACACGAGGACCGTACGAGCGAGGGAACCGTTCCTGAGCGTGTCGCGGCGATTTCTGCTCGCTTTCGCTGTCTCTTCGGTTTTGTGGATTCGCCGTTGTGGCGCTAAATATCTTTTTGCTCATTAATGTGCGCATGCGCATTCATTCCGGCGCGAAATTTCTTTTCCGCACGGTACAATATAACGTTTGCTCCTTATATAAGATCAAGTATGTACAAGACtgttttgttcatttttttcaactataattaattttaattaatcaagagattcttcaatttttttcaacagacAAAAAATGCCTAATGGCGcccttgaatttttttctacggCCAGAGAACACCTGATTGCGTCCTCTAATTTCATAATTCTAGGGTCTTTAAGCGTGCGCTCATGCCATCTACACGCACTATCGGCAAGCTGGATGcatacgtataaaaataaattactaaaaatgctGTGTTTTGTATggttgatttttaataatttactagtTTGCTAGCGAATTGCATAAAACAAGTTGCATAGTCTGATGCACGCTTAAAGGTATATTCAGACAAATCTGCATAGGTGCATATGCATATGCGTAAAGAATGGATTGGTTCATGAAAagatgcataaggaaatggaccaatcccATTCCTTATTCTTATGCTTATGTGCTATGCAATTTTGTCTGGATACACCCTAAGGCTGAAATTAAACGTGGAGCGTCAGCGTGAAAAGGCACCTTTCGAGTACATAAGAGGTCGGCTGACGTAGAGGTTGGTGCTTTGTGGATAgtacattttatacaatttcgTGTAAATTTTCTCTCAGTTATTTGTGCTGCGAATTATTTACAGTAAGCatatttgtcaaattattcttaaatactCTACacttttatatactattattttctcaaaCAAAGCATAAAATGCTAAGTATTACTGAATACGTGAAATTTGCGGCAATTGTATCGTGTCTGTTTCGATTTAGAGATGTTCCTTTTATTgatgttttaaagaataataacttTATACGATACTTGGttgcataaaaaaagatttcaatcattagtatttttctttttacaatgtaaaatttcataaaaattatcaaccgTCCGTATATTCGGACAGACTAGCTTACAATTTCACACATAACCTTAGTATCGAggtgttatatattataatcaaattctatttttttatatttttcttaggCATAAGTGTTTAACACTTTGCAAAAATGGCAGACTCAGATGATGAATATGATAGAAAGAGGCGAGATAAATTCAGAGGTGAGAGGACAGAATCATATTCACGGGAACGAAGAGAAGATCGTAGACGAGATGATTGGGTTGATAGGTATATATGtagatatgtatataaatttctagccttaaatttaggaaaatataaattttgttttacaaaaataagaaaaatatgcctATATAAACATATGTTTGATATGAATTTGTTTCAGagttatagattattttatgtttcaacAATTCTTACAAATACTAGACAAATACTTGCCGAAATGCAAAATAGACTGCAAATTGGaaacaagattttttaaaatatatgattatatcaattttataatttttgtgtttttaactCATTCTTGTAGCATTTTCCCATGTGttacaaaacattttgcatatctctatgacaaaattttagtttattgCCTGTTTTCTTAATGTGTAGCTATTCTGGCTATACtgatagtaatttttatagagAGTGGTCCAGTCGTCCTAGGCAGCGGCCTGATTATCGGGAATATCGAGGTGGAGGAAGTGGAGGACGTGATCGTTACAGTCCTCCAAGATCCCAAGATATGGCACCTCCTATGAAGAGAATGCGATTTGACTGGGATGATAGACCGAGATATGGTGGACATGATTATTATGGTGGAAGTGgtagtggtggtggtggtggtggcggcggtggtgctggtggcggtggcggcggcggtggcggcggcggtggcggtggaAGTTCTTGGAGTCCGGATCACTATCCGCCTCCTCACCATAGCAACCATCACTATGGCAACCATAGTAATAGCAGCAGGTTTGTTTTGTTATGTCTAAATCTTCCTTCTCTTTTAAAGTATTACTAGATTATGACTggatgatataaataataaataatgaagagaGCAGGGTTTATGAAGATTCCGCCAAAACGGAGTCGCTTGACTCCAAGATTATTAGCTAAATTAAGGTAGTATTCCTATTAATCAGAAACAAGAACTTAATGAAACAGAAAAGttgttgtttatttttgaaaatctgtccctttgtttaaaacatttataaatgaaatatactgtaatttagtaaaatatatgtataaaatactttgtaaAAATTCATTGGCTACAATGATGAGTTTATggtgtattacatatattagatTACTTTTTAGTACTACTGAGATTATTTTCCAAGCACAAATGATATGcctacattatattattttcagtcGGGAGGTAGCTGGAAATTTCAGTAATTCAAATGTTGAAACCCAGCCACCTATGATGTCATTCAAAGCATTTCTTGGCACTCAAGAAGACACCATTACTGATGAGGAAGCTATTAAACGCTACAATGAGTACAAATTGGAATTCAAGAGACAGCAGCTCAATGAGTTTTTTGTCGCCCATAAGGATGAAGAatggtatatatttattttgatatttttcttttttacgtaTATCCGGGGTTGTATCTATACGGGAATGAACAATTTTATCGTGAtacttttaatgaataataaaataaatttctttgatttctattggaattaaaatattttgcttcttaaattaatgaacaatGTCATTAAGCTCATAATTGTATAAAGAATGAACGTTTTGAAATAACACGGTTACTATGTAAAATCATCATTAATCACACAAAACTCTGTCCAggcatgtatgtatatagatTACATACCTGGAGGAAACGGAGACTGAtgtataatttgataaattgcaGATACAATATTGTAgctaatttaaaacaatatgacCATCTCTGTCTATCCCTACAGCATATCGCCGCCATCGCCTTATACCTTGGGTCATCTCGCTCGTTTATTTTCTCGTacgatattttatgaatttcgCGTTTCGCGCATCGCTGAAGACACGAGGTGCCTATTAGGTAGCTAAATAAATTGCGAGCTGGGCGCGCAAAGCCCAAATATGCTCGTGTAGGTCGCGTTCTAAAcccgttatttatttttacatttgagtACTATATTGTCTTTGTCAATAAGACAAAGACTCTGAGTCGACGAGAAAACCGAATGCGGGTAAAAATATGACTGCAGGTGAGGTTTCATTCTGTAACAGACAATGTTGATAGTACCGATCGAACTTTAAATTGTGAATAACGACTCGTGGCTAATTAAAACTCATGTCTTTATATTTGGCATTTgtcgtaatttataattgataaaggGAACTATCGCAAATTAAAACTTTGtactaatattttacttttttacttggCTACTTTTTTCTACGCGTTTCTCCCGAAATCATCCTCCTGGCATTGTGCAAAAGTTACACTATATAGGTAGAACTCAGGAGAGTTATGattcatgtaaaatatataaaaaaattttactttatggATATATGCACATATGCATGCGCAATATGAGACGAAACATTAGGtgacctttttttttactttgtagTGCATTTAAAAACTGtcttggaaaaaaaatcttttatataactCATATCTTCATATGCGTATGTGTCACGTATGCCGTGAAAGGGCGCTGTATTTATCTACGCTTTCGCGTTGCCTTCTTTAAATTACAGAACTAGCTGCTCCAATGAATTATACGTACGTGCGATTCTATTCCAGACCTGTATAATATTACGCggattattttataagcatttatttattgctcttTTTCTATTGATCGCCAggttcaaaataaaatatcatccTGAGGAATCAATAAAGAGAAAAGACGAGCAAGTATCGGCACTTAAGGTAAGTAAACGCAATGCTACAATGTATAATACAGTATCTACAGtcgtaattttattacttgttTGACTGACAGAGAGAAATCACTTTTCTTTCAGAAACGCGTACAAGTTTTTCTGGACTTGCTCGAAACGGGAGAAATAGACAAAGTGTCCGTTGATGCCGATCAAGCAGATATCTTGTTACGTCTTTTAGATGCAGTGGTTATCAAATTGGAAGGAGGAACGGAAGaagatttgcaaattttgaatgTTAAGCCACCTAAGCTGTTTATAACAAAAGATATCTCAAAGGAGAAAGAAGATAACAAGACTAAATCTTGTATGGAAAAGAAACCTGAAAGCAGGTATAGTGTTAGATGCATATATGACATGAAAAACACGACATCAATTTTAGCTTATTATTGTGCTCATTATGTTTTTGTCTACTTGATTCAAGTGACGAAAACAAGATGGACAATTCACAGCGTGAAGAGAAAGGTTCGAAAAATGATCAGAATGCTGATGCAGAAGTGAAAAGCGCAGAAAAAGATGGAAATGCAGTATCTGATTCGGACAAAACGAAAGAAAGCGACGAATGTAAAGACACAGAAGAAACTGCTAATGAAGACAAGTcacgtatgtatatttaaacatttcgcATTTGCGAAGATTTTTCCGTTTGCGTACCTCAcaatctacattattgcagcAGACAAATCAAGGAAACGTAAACGTACtaacagcaacagcagcagcagcagtagcagcagcagcagcagttcTTCCGGTAGTGACAGCAATAAACCGGAAGTAGAGACTTGTGAGTACAACAATCTCGAATTTGCTTCAcattacatttgcattttattttactttgtattttGAATGACAATTATCATCAGCTGCTAATGAGAAAGTGGAGGCCAACAATGAACAAGTCGACGAAGGAGAGGctaaagaagaaaatcaagaaAGTAAAACTGAAGCGGAAACtacaaataataagaaatccACGATCGAACCAGAAGCGGTGATCGATTTGGCTAGtgaagataaagaaaaggAACCCAGAGCTCTGCACAAAACGAGCAGCATCTTCCTTCGCAATTTGGCGCCGACTATCACTAAAGCGGAGGTGGAAGCGGTTagttgcaatattatttattaatttactaaagaaataaaaattttcaatgctTGTGTCGAACAatctacatttttcttcacttTTAACAATGTTCCTACAAGTATTCACACAACATTACAACATTaacaattgtatttattgGATAGATGTGCAAGCGATTCCCAGGATTCTTACGCGTAGCTATAGCAGATCCGCAACCAGAGAGACGATGGTTCCGTCGCGGTTGGGTTTCGTTTGAAAGACAAgtgaatattaaagaaatttgctGGAGTTTGAATAACATCCGAGTAAGTTTACTTTTGCACTAAAagtttgcttttatttttaattataaagtgaCAAATCcctaaaataaatactcttTAATCCCTGTACAGTTACGTGATTGTGAGCTTGGTGCAATAGTAAACAGAGATCTATCACGACGTATTCGGTCGGTGAATGGTTTAACATCTCACAAACAAATTGTCAGGCATGATATTAAACTCAGTGCCAAAATTGTCCACAATTTGGATAATAGAGTAGGATTATGGAAGGAAGAGAAGAAGAGTGACAGTGCATTGAAGCAGgaagaaaacaaagaaaacaaGACTGTTCAAAGTAACGACGAAGTTGAGCAAGCGGTAAGTGAAATTCGcgtattgtattttaatgaaagtaaGTCTAAACGCAGATTTAGTCTAAAACTCGACATTCCAGGCTTTTGGATTGTCATCAAAAAATCCAGTATTGAAGAATATAACTGATTACCTGATAGAAGAAGCTTCGGCCGAAGAGGAAGAATTGCTAGGTATGTCAGGTGATCAAGAGGAAGGTCAGTTGAGCGGCGACGGAGACAGCTCAATCGAAAGAGATCCAATTCTAATCAAGGTAAATGTCAAACAAGCTGCCAAATCGATTGAGACTATagcttaataaatttgataaatttttcgataaatgaCGTTGTCGCATGTTTGTTCCCGTAGGTATTAGACAGACTAGTAATGTACTTACGTGTTGTTCATTCCGTGGATTACTACAATCATTGCGAGTATCCGAACGAGGACGAAATGCCAAATAGATGTGGAATAATGCATGTGAGGGGATCACCGCCTACCGCCAAAATTTCCAGCGGTGAATTATCAGAATACTGTCGTAATTTCGAGAACAAGATGGTTGCTTTCTTACAACCGATCGCCACTCTGTCTACCGAAGAGTTCGATAAGCTAGGCGCAAAGAATGCCGAAGCGTATcctttttttgcatatattttacagTTGTGTGTAATATGTAAGTGAAGCTAAAAGTGGTAACAAGTAGACAATTTGTAGCAAGATACGCGGCAAATATATCAATCACGAAATTGATCACCAGCAATATTTTCCTATTATACAACAAACAGTGAGGTTGAAAAATTCGTTCAAGCCAACACCCAAGAATTGTCAAAGGACAAGTGGCTGTGCCCTCTCAGCGGGAAGAAGTTCAAAGGACCAGATTTTATCCGGAAGCATATTTTCAACAAGCATTCCGAAAAGGTTGCTGAAGTGAAAGCGGAAGCTGAGTATTTCaacaattatttgaaagaCCCGAAAAGGCCTCAGCTTCCCGAACATC
The window above is part of the Linepithema humile isolate Giens D197 chromosome 8, Lhum_UNIL_v1.0, whole genome shotgun sequence genome. Proteins encoded here:
- the Ars2 gene encoding serrate RNA effector molecule homolog isoform X5, which translates into the protein MADSDDEYDRKRRDKFRGERTESYSRERREDRRRDDWVDSYSGYTDSNFYREWSSRPRQRPDYREYRGGGSGGRDRYSPPRSQDMAPPMKRMRFDWDDRPRYGGHDYYGGSGSGGGGGGGGGAGGGGGGGGGGGGGGSSWSPDHYPPPHHSNHHYGNHSNSSSREVAGNFSNSNVETQPPMMSFKAFLGTQEDTITDEEAIKRYNEYKLEFKRQQLNEFFVAHKDEEWFKIKYHPEESIKRKDEQVSALKKRVQVFLDLLETGEIDKVSVDADQADILLRLLDAVVIKLEGGTEEDLQILNVKPPKLFITKDISKEKEDNKTKSCMEKKPESSDENKMDNSQREEKGSKNDQNADAEVKSAEKDGNAVSDSDKTKESDECKDTEETANEDKSPDKSRKRKRTNSNSSSSSSSSSSSSSGSDSNKPEVETSANEKVEANNEQVDEGEAKEENQESKTEAETTNNKKSTIEPEAVIDLASEDKEKEPRALHKTSSIFLRNLAPTITKAEVEAMCKRFPGFLRVAIADPQPERRWFRRGWVSFERQVNIKEICWSLNNIRLRDCELGAIVNRDLSRRIRSVNGLTSHKQIVRHDIKLSAKIVHNLDNRVGLWKEEKKSDSALKQEENKENKTVQSNDEVEQAAFGLSSKNPVLKNITDYLIEEASAEEEELLGMSGDQEEGQLSGDGDSSIERDPILIKVLDRLVMYLRVVHSVDYYNHCEYPNEDEMPNRCGIMHVRGSPPTAKISSGELSEYCRNFENKMVAFLQPIATLSTEEFDKLGAKNAEAEVEKFVQANTQELSKDKWLCPLSGKKFKGPDFIRKHIFNKHSEKVAEVKAEAEYFNNYLKDPKRPQLPEHPGNKAPLRDGPRENFAPYGCSSFGSYGGGYGGNRGGYGGSGYGGGFGGGFSGPRSNRGGFNRGRAAPDTMWR
- the Ars2 gene encoding serrate RNA effector molecule homolog isoform X4 — encoded protein: MADSDDEYDRKRRDKFRGERTESYSRERREDRRRDDWVDREWSSRPRQRPDYREYRGGGSGGRDRYSPPRSQDMAPPMKRMRFDWDDRPRYGGHDYYGGSGSGGGGGGGGGAGGGGGGGGGGGGGGSSWSPDHYPPPHHSNHHYGNHSNSSSREVAGNFSNSNVETQPPMMSFKAFLGTQEDTITDEEAIKRYNEYKLEFKRQQLNEFFVAHKDEEWFKIKYHPEESIKRKDEQVSALKKRVQVFLDLLETGEIDKVSVDADQADILLRLLDAVVIKLEGGTEEDLQILNVKPPKLFITKDISKEKEDNKTKSCMEKKPESSDENKMDNSQREEKGSKNDQNADAEVKSAEKDGNAVSDSDKTKESDECKDTEETANEDKSPDKSRKRKRTNSNSSSSSSSSSSSSSGSDSNKPEVETSANEKVEANNEQVDEGEAKEENQESKTEAETTNNKKSTIEPEAVIDLASEDKEKEPRALHKTSSIFLRNLAPTITKAEVEAMCKRFPGFLRVAIADPQPERRWFRRGWVSFERQVNIKEICWSLNNIRLRDCELGAIVNRDLSRRIRSVNGLTSHKQIVRHDIKLSAKIVHNLDNRVGLWKEEKKSDSALKQEENKENKTVQSNDEVEQAAFGLSSKNPVLKNITDYLIEEASAEEEELLGMSGDQEEGQLSGDGDSSIERDPILIKVLDRLVMYLRVVHSVDYYNHCEYPNEDEMPNRCGIMHVRGSPPTAKISSGELSEYCRNFENKMVAFLQPIATLSTEEFDKLGAKNAEAEVEKFVQANTQELSKDKWLCPLSGKKFKGPDFIRKHIFNKHSEKVAEVKAEAEYFNNYLKDPKRPQLPEHPGNKAPLRDGPRENFAPYGCSSFGSYGGGYGGNRGGYGGSGYGGGFGGGFSGPRSNRGGFNRGRGGSSDFRPVIHYRDLDAPREPDEFL
- the Ars2 gene encoding serrate RNA effector molecule homolog isoform X3; amino-acid sequence: MADSDDEYDRKRRDKFRGERTESYSRERREDRRRDDWVDSYSGYTDSNFYREWSSRPRQRPDYREYRGGGSGGRDRYSPPRSQDMAPPMKRMRFDWDDRPRYGGHDYYGGSGSGGGGGGGGGAGGGGGGGGGGGGGGSSWSPDHYPPPHHSNHHYGNHSNSSSREVAGNFSNSNVETQPPMMSFKAFLGTQEDTITDEEAIKRYNEYKLEFKRQQLNEFFVAHKDEEWFKIKYHPEESIKRKDEQVSALKKRVQVFLDLLETGEIDKVSVDADQADILLRLLDAVVIKLEGGTEEDLQILNVKPPKLFITKDISKEKEDNKTKSCMEKKPESSDENKMDNSQREEKGSKNDQNADAEVKSAEKDGNAVSDSDKTKESDECKDTEETANEDKSPDKSRKRKRTNSNSSSSSSSSSSSSSGSDSNKPEVETSANEKVEANNEQVDEGEAKEENQESKTEAETTNNKKSTIEPEAVIDLASEDKEKEPRALHKTSSIFLRNLAPTITKAEVEAMCKRFPGFLRVAIADPQPERRWFRRGWVSFERQVNIKEICWSLNNIRLRDCELGAIVNRDLSRRIRSVNGLTSHKQIVRHDIKLSAKIVHNLDNRVGLWKEEKKSDSALKQEENKENKTVQSNDEVEQAAFGLSSKNPVLKNITDYLIEEASAEEEELLGMSGDQEEGQLSGDGDSSIERDPILIKVLDRLVMYLRVVHSVDYYNHCEYPNEDEMPNRCGIMHVRGSPPTAKISSGELSEYCRNFENKMVAFLQPIATLSTEEFDKLGAKNAEAEVEKFVQANTQELSKDKWLCPLSGKKFKGPDFIRKHIFNKHSEKVAEVKAEAEYFNNYLKDPKRPQLPEHPGNKAPLRDGPRENFAPYGCSSFGSYGGGYGGNRGGYGGSGYGGGFGGGFSGPRSNRGGFNRGRAAPDTMARAIISYNDLDQPDMDMF
- the Ars2 gene encoding serrate RNA effector molecule homolog isoform X7, with product MADSDDEYDRKRRDKFRGERTESYSRERREDRRRDDWVDREWSSRPRQRPDYREYRGGGSGGRDRYSPPRSQDMAPPMKRMRFDWDDRPRYGGHDYYGGSGSGGGGGGGGGAGGGGGGGGGGGGGGSSWSPDHYPPPHHSNHHYGNHSNSSSREVAGNFSNSNVETQPPMMSFKAFLGTQEDTITDEEAIKRYNEYKLEFKRQQLNEFFVAHKDEEWFKIKYHPEESIKRKDEQVSALKKRVQVFLDLLETGEIDKVSVDADQADILLRLLDAVVIKLEGGTEEDLQILNVKPPKLFITKDISKEKEDNKTKSCMEKKPESSDENKMDNSQREEKGSKNDQNADAEVKSAEKDGNAVSDSDKTKESDECKDTEETANEDKSPDKSRKRKRTNSNSSSSSSSSSSSSSGSDSNKPEVETSANEKVEANNEQVDEGEAKEENQESKTEAETTNNKKSTIEPEAVIDLASEDKEKEPRALHKTSSIFLRNLAPTITKAEVEAMCKRFPGFLRVAIADPQPERRWFRRGWVSFERQVNIKEICWSLNNIRLRDCELGAIVNRDLSRRIRSVNGLTSHKQIVRHDIKLSAKIVHNLDNRVGLWKEEKKSDSALKQEENKENKTVQSNDEVEQAAFGLSSKNPVLKNITDYLIEEASAEEEELLGMSGDQEEGQLSGDGDSSIERDPILIKVLDRLVMYLRVVHSVDYYNHCEYPNEDEMPNRCGIMHVRGSPPTAKISSGELSEYCRNFENKMVAFLQPIATLSTEEFDKLGAKNAEAEVEKFVQANTQELSKDKWLCPLSGKKFKGPDFIRKHIFNKHSEKVAEVKAEAEYFNNYLKDPKRPQLPEHPGNKAPLRDGPRENFAPYGCSSFGSYGGGYGGNRGGYGGSGYGGGFGGGFSGPRSNRGGFNRGRAAPDTMARAIISYNDLDQPDMDMF